The following coding sequences lie in one Oryctolagus cuniculus chromosome 7, mOryCun1.1, whole genome shotgun sequence genomic window:
- the HRNR gene encoding hornerin: MSKLLQSIITTIDVFYQYAIQNGECDMLSKTELKELLENEFHQILKNPDDPDTVDNIMQSLDRDHNKKVNFTEYLLMIFKLAQACNKIIGKDYCKASGSKQRDYSHHHQEEQNETEGEEDKGRESSSRYSSSSAGEQDSYSRSSRGSNKHKLRSNSRKRGHQRGLSSSGHRQSSEERTESSLGHFKDSEKNKHGSHQQDRSESEEIGYSHSRNGRQRSNSANQSESRGEQGHDYHSENQSFSSDQHWSDSDESTGNRQHKKKSDQSLNGQHHGFCPGSSGGQDHKSNSNEPTCCGHESGAGQPYPQIRHETNTRYQSGNCEEQGYCSSSSEPSSYAKHRSNSGQSSSQRRHGSNSSGQSGNWGKQNEGSGSGESSSFEQYGSGLGHSSHYGKHSSNSSHSSSQRQPRSSSSGQSGCSQQQNHGSERRHSSNYEAYGSESRRSISSGKNQSSSFQSSTQRKQSSSSSHQSGSYGRQKHGSGTRQSCAFGHQGSIPSCGQHESSSGETSMSSQQGSGLGQSLNHGQHRTGSGQSPSYGQHGSGEGQSSRYGSESGQYSGFGYGCSSGQSSGFGQQGSGLGQSSGYEQHHFGNGQSSTYEKHTSSGQSSGFGQQRTGSGQSSYGQHRSNSGHSSNCGQPGYGLSQPSSQGTNSSTSGQSSQTTSEKTSSCAQHGCSSGQSSNYGHHESVSSYPSRFGQHESGSRHSSSHSKHGSGSGFEQHESSSGESSGFSQHESGLGQSPSYGQHGSGSSQSSSHSRHPSGSGQSSGFGQHESGSGQFSGSSQQGPGLGQSSTYGQHGSTSGQSSCCGQQGSSSGQSSGYGQHGSSSSQSSSFGQHGSASGRSSSHSQQGSGLGQSSRYGQHGSGPSHFSSHSQHRSAGSGHSSGFGQHESGSGESSGFSQHESGLGQSSSYGQHGSGSSQSSSYSQHHYGSGQPSGYGQHGSSSSQSSSFGRHRSGSSQSSSHSQQGSGLGQSSRYGQRGSRSTHSSGSSQQGSGLGQSSTYGQHGSTSGQSSCCGQQGSGSGQSSGYGQHGSSSCQSSSFGQHGSASGQSSRQRQHGSGSRESSGFSQHESGLGQSSSYGQHGSTSGHSSSCGQHESSSGQSSNYTQQGGSCSSQSSSHSQHRSGLGQSSRYGQRGSGFGQHESSSGESSGFSQHESGLGQSPSYGQHGSGSSQSSSHSRHPSGSGQSSGFGQHESGSGQFSGSSQQGPGLGQSSTYGQHGSTSGQSSCCGQQGSSSGQSSGYGQHGSSSSQSSSFGQHGSASGRSSSHSQQGSGLGQSSRYGQHGSGPSHFSSHSQHRSAGSGHSSGFGQHESGSGESSGFSQHESGLGQSSSYGQHGSGSSQSSSYSQHHYGSGQPSGYGQHGSSSSQSSSFGRHRSGSSQSSSHSQQGSGLGQSSRYGQRGSRSTHSSGSSQQGSGLGQSSTYGQHGSTSGQSSCCGQQGSGSGQSSGYGQHGSSSCQSSSFGQHGSASGQSSRQRQHGSGSRESSGFSQHESGLGQSSSYGQHGSTSGHSSSCGQHESSSGQSSNYTQQGGSCSSQSSSHSQQGSGLGQSSRYGQHGSGPSHFSSHSQHRSAGSGHSSGFGQHESGSGESSGFSQHESGLGQSSSYGQHGSGSSQSSSYSQHHYGSGQPSGYGQHGSSSSQSSSFGRHRSGSSQSSSHSQQGSGLGQSSRYGQRGSRSTHSSGSSQQGSGLGQSSTYGQHGSTSGQSSCCGQQGSGSGQSSGYGQHGSSSCQSSSFGQHGSATGQSSSHSQQGSGLGQSSRYGQHGSGPSHFSSHSQHRSAGSGHSSGFGQHESGSGESSGFSQHESGLGQSSSYGQHGSGSSQSSSYGGYSSGTGQSSSNSQYGTPSGQSTSYGQHGSFSGHYSNHGRHASGSGQCHSYEQYESGSYPSAHSEQYGSGSGQCSSSEQYGSHSCPSSSSGQYSSGYGQCSSSEQYGSHSCPSSSGQYASGSSQCYSSEQYGSGCCPSSSEQYGSGTGQYSSCEQYMSGSRGKWESNYPCSNCNEGQPRSNYRRVERSSGCGFEQFTPSFEQSRYNTINKLSISKENNRQDGSYYQRRGESYCEGESKGSSSHIFLSSTPLYEYVQEQRS, encoded by the exons ATGTCTAAACTCCTACAAAGTATTATCACTACCATTGATGTTTTCTACCAATATGCCATCCAGAATGGGGAGTGTGACATGTTGAGCAAGACAGAGCTTAAAGAacttttggaaaatgaatttcACCAAATTCTGAAG AATCCAGATGATCCAGACACTGTAGATAACATCATGCAAAGCCTGGATCGAGACCATAACAAGAAAGTCAATTTTACTGAGTATCTTCTGATGATATTCAAGCTCGCTCAGGCTTGTAATAAAATCATTGGCAAGGATTACTGCAAAGCTTCAGGGTCAAAGCAAAGAGATTACAGTCACCATCACCAAGAGGAACAGAatgaaacagagggagaggaagacaaagggagagaatcctcttCCAGATATTCAAGTTCAAGTGCAGGAGAGCAGGACTCCTATTCCAGGAGCTCCAGAGGAAGCAATAAACACAAACTTAGATCCAACTCCAGAAAACGGGGGCATCAAAGAGGTTTGTCTAGCTCTGGACACAGGCAAAGCTCTGAGGAAAGGACAGAGTCAAGTTTAGGCCACTTCAAGGATAGTGAGAAAAATAAGCATGGCTCTCATCAGCAAGATAGATCTGAGAGTGAAGAAATTGGTTATTCTCATTCAAGAAATGGCAGACAAAGATCAAACTCAGCAAACCAGTCTGAAAGCCGTGGAGAACAGGGGCATGATTACCACTCTGAGAATCAATCTTTCAGTTCTGACCAACACTGGTCTGACTCAGATGAGTCAACAGGAAACAGACAACATAAAAAGAAGTCAGACCAGTCCCTTAATGGGCAACATCATGGATTCTGCCCAGGGAGTAGTGGAGGACAAGACCACAAGTCAAATTCAAATGAACCCACTTGCTGTGGCCATGAGTCTGGTGCAGGCCAGCCCTATCCACAGATAAGGCATGAAACAAATACCAGATATCAATCAGGAAACTGTGAAGAACAAGGATACTGTTCTAGTTCAAGTGAGCCCTCCAGTTATGCAAAACATAGGTCAAACTCAGGACAGTCCTCCAGTCAAAGAAGACATGGATCCAATTCAAGTGGTCAATCAGGGAACTGGGGAAAGCAAAATGAGGGATCTGGATCAGGCGAGTCCTCAAGTTTTGAACAATATGGGTCTGGTTTGGGTCACTCATCACACTATGGAAAGCATAGTTCCAATTCTAGTCATTCTTCTAGTCAAAGGCAACCTAGATCCAGTTCAAGTGGTCAATCTGGATGTAGTCAACAACAAAACCATGGTTCTGAACGAAGACATTCATCAAACTATGAAGCATATGGGTCTGAATCACGCAGGTCCATAAGCAGTGGCAAAAATCAGTCAAGCTCTTTTCAGTCCTCCactcaaagaaaacaaagcagcaGCTCAAGCCATCAGTCAGGAAGCTATGGAAGACAAAAGCATGGATCAGGAACAAGACAGTCTTGTGCCTTTGGTCACCAGGGGTCTATTCCATCATGTGGACAGCATGAATCTTCATCTGGTGAGACCTCAATGTCTAGCCAACAAGGGTCTGGATTGGGTCAATCTTTGAACCATGGTCAACATAGGACTGGTTCAGGTCAGTCACCTAGTTATGGCCAACATGGTTCAGGTGAAGGACAGTCTTCAAGATATGGATCTGAATCAGGCCAATATTCTGGTTTTGGATACGGTTGTAGCTCAGGAcagtcttctggctttggtcagCAAGGATCTGGCTTAGGTCAGTCATCAGGATATGAACAACATCATTTTGGAAATGGTCAATCATCAACCTATGAAAAACATACTTCTTCAGGCCAGTCCTCTGGTTTTGGACAACAAAGGACTGGATCAGGTCAGTCTAGTTATGGCCAACACAGGTCAAATTCAGGACACTCTTCTAACTGTGGTCAACCAGGCTACGGATTAAGTCAACCTTCTAGTCAGGGTACAAATAGTTCTACCTCAGGGCAGTCATCCCAAACTACTTCAGAAAAGACATCAAGCTGTGCACAACATGGATGTAGCTCAGGTCAGTCCTCTAACTATGGTCACCATGAGTCTGTCTCAAGCTACCCTTCAAGGTTTGGACAACATGAGTCTGGTTCCAGACATTCTTCTAGCCACAGCAAACATGGCTCTGGCTCAGGCTTTGAGCAACATGAGTCTAGTTCTGGAGAGTCTTCTGGCTTTAGCCAACATGAATCTGGATTAGGTCAGTCTCCTAGCTATGGTCAGCATGGGTCTGGCTCAAGTCAATCTTCTAGCCACAGCCGACATCCGTCTGGATCAGGTcagtcttctggctttgggcAACATGAGTCTGGATCAGGACAGTTTTCTGGCTCCAGTCAACAAGGACCTGGCTTGGGCCAATCCTCGACCTATGGACAACATGGTTCCACATCAGGACAGTCATCATGCTGTGGACAACAGGGATCTAGCTCAGGTCAGTCTTCTGGCTATGGTCAGCATGGGTCTTCCTCAAGTCAGTCTTCTAGCTTTGGCCAACACGGGTCTGCATCAGGCCGGTCTTCTAGCCACAGCCAACAAGGCTCTGGATTAGGTCAGTCTTCTAGGTACGGCCAACATGGAAGTGGACCAAGTCATTTTTCTAGCCACAGTCAACACAGGTCTGCTGGCTCAGGTCACTCTTCTGGTTTTGGGCAACATGAGTCTGGTTCTGGAGAGTCTTCTGGCTTTAGCCAACATGAATCTGGCTTAGGTCAGTCTTCCAGCTATGGTCAGCATGGGTCTGGTTCAAGTCAGTCTTCTAGCTACAGCCAACATCACTACGGATCAGGTCAGCCTTCTGGCTATGGTCAGCATGGGTCTTCCTCAAGTCAGTCTTCTAGCTTTGGCCGACATAGGTCTGGCTCAAGTCAGTCTTCTAGCCACAGCCAACAAGGCTCTGGATTAGGTCAGTCTTCAAGGTATGGCCAACGTGGGTCTAGATCCACTCACTCTTCTGGCTCCAGTCAACAAGGATCTGGCTTGGGCCAATCCTCGACCTATGGACAACATGGTTCCACATCAGGACAGTCGTCATGCTGTGGACAACAGGGATCTGGCTCAGGTCAGTCTTCTGGCTATGGTCAGCATGGGTCTTCCTCATGTCAGTCTTCTAGCTTTGGCCAACATGGGTCTGCATCAGGCCAGTCTTCTAGACAGAGACAACACGGGTCTGGCTCAAGAGAATCTTCTGGTTTCAGTCAGCATGAATCTGGCTTAGGTCAGTCTTCCAGCTATGGCCAACATGGCTCTACATCAGGACACTCGTCCAGCTGTGGCCAACATGAATCTAGCTCAGGTCAGTCCTCCAACTATACTCAGCAAGGGGGGTCTTGCTCAAGTCAGTCTTCTAGCCACAGCCAACATCGCTCTGGATTAGGTCAGTCTTCAAGGTATGGCCAACGTGGGTCTGGCTTTGGGCAACATGAGTCTAGTTCTGGAGAGTCTTCTGGCTTTAGCCAACATGAATCTGGATTAGGTCAGTCTCCTAGCTATGGTCAGCATGGGTCTGGCTCAAGTCAATCTTCTAGCCACAGCCGACATCCGTCTGGATCAGGTcagtcttctggctttgggcAACATGAGTCTGGATCAGGACAGTTTTCTGGCTCCAGTCAACAAGGACCTGGCTTGGGCCAATCCTCGACCTATGGACAACATGGTTCCACATCAGGACAGTCATCATGCTGTGGACAACAGGGATCTAGCTCAGGTCAGTCTTCTGGCTATGGTCAGCATGGGTCTTCCTCAAGTCAGTCTTCTAGCTTTGGCCAACATGGGTCTGCATCAGGCCGGTCTTCTAGCCACAGCCAACAAGGCTCTGGATTAGGTCAGTCTTCTAGGTACGGCCAACATGGAAGTGGACCAAGTCATTTTTCTAGCCACAGTCAACACAGGTCTGCTGGCTCAGGTCACTCTTCTGGTTTTGGGCAACATGAGTCTGGTTCTGGAGAGTCTTCTGGCTTTAGCCAACATGAATCTGGCTTAGGTCAGTCTTCCAGCTATGGTCAGCATGGGTCTGGTTCAAGTCAGTCTTCTAGCTACAGCCAACATCACTACGGATCAGGTCAGCCTTCTGGCTATGGTCAGCATGGGTCTTCCTCAAGTCAGTCTTCTAGCTTTGGCCGACATAGGTCTGGCTCAAGTCAGTCTTCTAGCCACAGCCAACAAGGCTCTGGATTAGGTCAGTCTTCAAGGTATGGCCAACGTGGGTCTAGATCCACTCACTCTTCTGGCTCCAGTCAACAAGGATCTGGCTTGGGCCAATCCTCGACCTATGGACAACATGGTTCCACATCAGGACAGTCGTCATGCTGTGGACAACAGGGATCTGGCTCAGGTCAGTCTTCTGGCTATGGTCAGCATGGGTCTTCCTCATGTCAGTCTTCTAGCTTTGGCCAACACGGGTCTGCATCAGGCCAGTCTTCTAGACAGAGACAACACGGGTCTGGCTCAAGAGAATCTTCTGGTTTCAGTCAGCATGAATCTGGCTTAGGTCAGTCTTCCAGCTATGGCCAACATGGCTCTACATCAGGACACTCGTCCAGCTGTGGCCAACATGAATCTAGCTCAGGTCAGTCCTCCAACTATACTCAGCAAGGGGGGTCTTGCTCAAGTCAGTCTTCTAGCCACAGCCAACAAGGCTCTGGATTAGGTCAGTCTTCTAGGTACGGCCAACATGGAAGTGGACCAAGTCATTTTTCTAGCCACAGTCAACACAGGTCTGCTGGCTCAGGTCACTCTTCTGGTTTTGGGCAACATGAGTCTGGTTCTGGAGAGTCTTCTGGCTTTAGCCAACATGAATCTGGCTTAGGTCAGTCTTCCAGCTATGGTCAGCATGGGTCTGGTTCAAGTCAGTCTTCTAGCTACAGCCAACATCACTACGGATCAGGTCAGCCTTCTGGCTATGGTCAGCATGGGTCTTCCTCAAGTCAGTCTTCTAGCTTTGGCCGACATAGGTCTGGCTCAAGTCAGTCTTCTAGCCACAGCCAACAAGGCTCTGGATTAGGTCAGTCTTCAAGGTATGGCCAACGTGGGTCTAGATCCACTCACTCTTCTGGCTCCAGTCAACAAGGATCTGGCTTGGGCCAATCCTCGACCTATGGACAACATGGTTCCACATCAGGACAGTCGTCATGCTGTGGACAACAGGGATCTGGCTCAGGTCAGTCTTCTGGCTATGGTCAGCATGGGTCTTCCTCATGTCAGTCTTCTAGCTTTGGCCAACATGGGTCTGCAACAGGCCAGTCTTCTAGCCACAGCCAACAAGGCTCTGGATTAGGTCAGTCTTCTAGGTACGGCCAACATGGAAGTGGACCAAGTCATTTTTCTAGCCACAGTCAACACAGGTCTGCTGGCTCAGGTCACTCTTCTGGTTTTGGGCAACATGAGTCTGGTTCTGGAGAGTCTTCTGGCTTTAGCCAACATGAATCTGGCTTAGGTCAGTCTTCCAGCTATGGTCAGCATGGGTCTGGTTCAAGTCAGTCTTCTAGTTATGGTGGATACAGTTCTGGAACAGGTCAATCTTCTAGCAACAGCCAATATGGAACTCCTTCAGGTCAGTCCACAAGTTACGGCCAACATGGGTCTTTCTCAGGTCATTATTCTAACCATGGCCGACACGCATCTGGCTCAGGTCAGTGTCACAGTTATGAGCAATATGAATCTGGTTCATATCCCTCAGCACACTCAGAACAGTATGGTTCTGGATCTGGTCAGTGTTCTAGCTCTGAACAATATGGGTCTCATTCATGTCCATCATCAAGTTCAGGACAATATAGCTCTGGATATGGCCAGTGTTCTAGCT